A genomic region of Glycine max cultivar Williams 82 chromosome 15, Glycine_max_v4.0, whole genome shotgun sequence contains the following coding sequences:
- the LOC106796100 gene encoding uncharacterized protein — protein MDSVLSDPQRPLMGGRLYEGSTTVHNIPLLHGQVKVGVEEVKDTEALVPVPTDEVTLVGHALNTFLAWPTHLVKRLSEQAAVSPAKPPESPDEEVDDPLYLMTLTIPQVFLKPLQVMWDATIFGVFNQNFPLYIK, from the exons atggaCTCAGTTTTGTCAGACCCACAGAGACCCCTCAtgggag gaagactttACGAGGGATCCACAAcagttcacaacatccctttgttgcatggccaagtcaaggttggtgttgaggaggttaaagatacAGAGGCTctcgttcctgtacccactgacgaGGTTACCTTAGTGGGGCATGCACTTAACACTTTCCTTGCTTGGCCAACACATCTTGTgaagcgtttatcagaacag GCAGCTGTGTCTCCAGCAAAACCTCCAGAAAGCCCGGATGaagaggtcgatgatcccctgtacctgatgacattgaccatcccacaagtGTTTTTGAAGCCGctccaggttatgtgggatgctaccataTTCGGGGTGTTTAATCAAAACTTCCCGTTGTAtataaa GTAA